The Virgibacillus sp. MSP4-1 genome has a segment encoding these proteins:
- a CDS encoding putative glycoside hydrolase, producing the protein MAIVTLMLSFFPQLIVNGEEEQSFTAKIHDSYQVQLKQRSLPEEPIARFLYDSGLQFEYPEAVRGIYVTGPSAGGSRFEELLNLVNQTELNSMVIDIKDDYGDLTFDPGKDSPYSDIGKNYISDLRSTLETLEKEGVYPIARIVVFKDTRLAEKRPELSFKENGSIWKNGREEAFVNPFMKEVWEYNLEIAKMAAEAGFKDIQFDYVRFPEGFEKRDDTLQYSEGDYSDLDMNNVQKRVKAVTDFVSYAKEELAYYNVDVSVDIFGYSATIPEAPGIGQNFSKISSNVDVISSMIYPSHWTSYFDIPFPDKEPYKLVKEYVKVENERLGELENSPVSRPWIQDFEAPWLYSGAPTQYGKAEVEAQIRALNEGGVQEFLLWNPSNKYTKNVDYTPLD; encoded by the coding sequence ATGGCTATTGTAACTCTGATGCTTTCCTTTTTCCCACAACTCATCGTGAATGGGGAAGAAGAACAATCATTTACTGCAAAAATTCATGATTCATATCAAGTACAATTGAAGCAGCGTTCCCTTCCTGAGGAGCCGATTGCACGGTTCCTGTACGACTCGGGTCTTCAATTTGAGTATCCGGAAGCTGTAAGGGGGATCTATGTAACAGGACCTTCTGCAGGAGGAAGCCGTTTTGAAGAACTGCTGAATCTGGTTAATCAAACAGAACTGAATTCCATGGTTATTGACATTAAAGACGACTATGGAGATCTAACTTTCGATCCTGGTAAGGACTCGCCATATTCAGATATTGGTAAGAATTATATCAGTGATTTAAGAAGTACACTTGAAACGCTGGAAAAAGAAGGGGTATATCCGATTGCGCGTATCGTGGTATTTAAAGATACGAGACTGGCTGAAAAAAGACCGGAATTATCCTTTAAAGAAAATGGATCAATTTGGAAGAATGGAAGAGAAGAAGCCTTTGTTAATCCATTCATGAAAGAAGTTTGGGAATATAACCTCGAAATTGCCAAAATGGCAGCTGAAGCAGGGTTTAAGGATATTCAATTTGATTATGTACGTTTTCCGGAAGGTTTTGAAAAGCGTGATGATACACTTCAATACAGTGAAGGAGATTATTCAGATTTAGACATGAATAATGTCCAAAAGCGTGTCAAAGCAGTTACGGATTTTGTATCCTATGCCAAAGAGGAATTGGCCTATTATAATGTTGACGTATCTGTAGATATTTTTGGTTATTCTGCAACAATTCCGGAAGCTCCTGGAATTGGACAGAACTTTTCCAAGATTTCTAGCAATGTCGATGTCATTTCCTCCATGATCTATCCAAGTCATTGGACCAGTTATTTTGATATTCCTTTCCCTGACAAGGAACCTTACAAGCTGGTTAAGGAATATGTAAAAGTGGAAAATGAACGCTTGGGTGAACTTGAGAATTCCCCTGTTTCAAGACCGTGGATTCAGGACTTTGAAGCACCATGGTTATATTCAGGTGCACCAACCCAATATGGGAAGGCTGAAGTGGAAGCCCAAATTAGAGCGCTGAATGAAGGTGGGGTTCAGGAATTCCTTCTGTGGAACCCATCAAATAAGTATACAAAGAATGTGGATTATACCCCACTAGATTAA
- a CDS encoding GNAT family N-acetyltransferase, which translates to MNWYEKLSKYFPVEEMKSKEHMERLLEEKGDVYYKDEGEHHVMMYAEFDTFIFIDYVYVSSASRGKGIGHQLMDKLKEKEKPIILEVEPIDYEDTDTEKRLHFYQKEGFRHARSIGYTRRSLATNEINEMEILYWSPEHETEEEIFEKMKKMYKNIHTYKDKELYGESYEPVDKVLTFDESRNDNIFDELDD; encoded by the coding sequence ATGAACTGGTATGAAAAACTTAGTAAGTACTTTCCCGTTGAGGAAATGAAATCAAAGGAGCATATGGAAAGACTTCTTGAAGAAAAAGGAGATGTCTATTATAAGGATGAGGGTGAGCATCATGTTATGATGTATGCGGAGTTTGACACCTTCATTTTTATTGATTACGTCTATGTTTCCAGTGCTTCCAGAGGAAAAGGAATAGGGCATCAATTGATGGATAAGCTGAAAGAAAAGGAGAAGCCCATTATTTTGGAAGTGGAACCCATTGATTATGAAGATACGGATACAGAAAAGCGACTGCATTTTTATCAAAAAGAAGGATTCCGGCATGCAAGATCGATAGGCTATACAAGACGGTCATTGGCAACGAATGAAATAAATGAAATGGAAATTCTTTATTGGTCCCCTGAGCATGAAACAGAAGAAGAAATTTTTGAGAAAATGAAAAAGATGTATAAAAATATTCATACCTATAAAGATAAAGAACTCTACGGTGAATCCTATGAGCCTGTTGATAAAGTACTGACCTTTGATGAGAGCAGAAATGATAA